In the genome of Paenarthrobacter ilicis, the window ACCCACGGCAAGATCGTGGAAAAGAAGACCAGTGACTTTGAGCTCGAGGGAAACACCCACCGCGCCAGCGACGACGAGCCGCAGTATGTGGTGGAGTCGGAGAATACCGGCGCGCGGGCGGCACACAAGGCCTCGGCCTTGAAGGAAGCATCCGGCAAACCATCCGAAAAGAAGTAGCGTCATGGCCCGCCGCCACGACGTCCTGGTGATCGGGGGCGGCAATGCGGGCATTTCACTTGCCGCGCGCCTCAAACGCTACGGCGTCAAGGACATCGGCCTGATTGAGCCCAGGGACCAGCACTTCTACCAGCCCCTGTTCTCACATATTGCCGGTGGTCGAGCATCGGTCAAAGAAGCTGTCCGCAGTCAGCGTTCCGTCATCCCCCGGGGGATCCACTGGATCCAGGACACGGCCACTGATGTGGACGCACAGGCACGGACCGTAACTCTGGGTTCCGGCGAATCAGTGTCCTATGGAAACTTGGTGGTGTGTCCGGGGATCCAGTTCCAGTGGGAAGCTGTCCCCGGCCTGGCTGAGGCGGTTCATTCCCCCTACGGCACCTCGCACTACGAGTTTGAGCTCGCGCCCAAAACATGGTCCCTCCTGAGCAGCCTGGACGTCGGTACGGCGATCTTCACCATGCCGTCAGAGCCGGTCACATGCGCTGGAGCGAGCCAGAAACCCATGTATCTTGCGTGCGATCACTGGAAGCAAGCCGGAGTCCTGGACAGCATCCGGGTTGTCATGGTTCAGCCGTATCCGTCTGTGTTCGGTGTCCCGCACGTGGACCAGGAGCTGGAGAGGAAGATGGCGGAGTACGGCATCGAGCTTCGCACCAACAGCGAGTTGGTCTCGGTGGACGCATCCAACAGAACGGCCAGCATCCGGCACAACCCCACCGGCGAAGTGGAGAAACTGCAGTACGACGTCCTCAACGCT includes:
- a CDS encoding DUF2945 domain-containing protein → MALSKGTRVEWNTPQGKTHGKIVEKKTSDFELEGNTHRASDDEPQYVVESENTGARAAHKASALKEASGKPSEKK
- a CDS encoding NAD(P)/FAD-dependent oxidoreductase codes for the protein MARRHDVLVIGGGNAGISLAARLKRYGVKDIGLIEPRDQHFYQPLFSHIAGGRASVKEAVRSQRSVIPRGIHWIQDTATDVDAQARTVTLGSGESVSYGNLVVCPGIQFQWEAVPGLAEAVHSPYGTSHYEFELAPKTWSLLSSLDVGTAIFTMPSEPVTCAGASQKPMYLACDHWKQAGVLDSIRVVMVQPYPSVFGVPHVDQELERKMAEYGIELRTNSELVSVDASNRTASIRHNPTGEVEKLQYDVLNAVPPQSAPDWLKGTDLPAAGDDGGFVEVDPGTLRHPRYPEVWSLGDAAATTNSKSGGALRKQVKVLAKNLVAAQRGAALPERYNGYSVCPFTVSRDTVVFAEFDQDYNQMPSLPGVPTWKESKLSWVVDRVMFPQVYWRLILKGRA